From Brucella pseudogrignonensis, a single genomic window includes:
- the rpoH gene encoding RNA polymerase sigma factor RpoH — protein MARTSLPSITSGDGGLTRYMEEIRRFPMLQPQEEYMLAKRYHEHSDPKAAHKLVTSHLRLVAKIAMGYRGYGLPIGEVISEGNVGLMQAVKRFEPERGFRLATYAMWWIKASIQEYILRSWSLVKMGTTANQKRLFFNLRKMKSKIQALDDGDLNPDQVKQIATKLKVSEDEVVSMNRRLSGDASLNAPLRAAEGESGEWQDWLVDDSSSQEQVLIEQDELESRRSLLEQAMDSLNERERRIFEARRLSEDPMTLEDLSGEFGISRERVRQIEVRAFEKVQAAVKAAAFKQHKALTHVEEANA, from the coding sequence ATGGCCCGTACTAGTCTTCCAAGCATTACATCCGGTGACGGTGGCCTAACCCGTTATATGGAAGAAATCCGCCGTTTTCCAATGCTTCAGCCGCAGGAAGAATACATGCTGGCGAAGCGTTATCATGAACATAGCGATCCGAAAGCCGCACATAAGCTGGTGACCAGCCATCTCCGTCTCGTAGCAAAGATTGCCATGGGTTATCGCGGCTATGGCTTGCCAATTGGTGAAGTTATCTCCGAAGGCAATGTCGGCTTGATGCAGGCGGTCAAGCGCTTTGAACCAGAACGCGGCTTCCGCCTTGCCACATATGCAATGTGGTGGATCAAAGCTTCAATCCAGGAATATATCCTGCGCTCGTGGAGCCTTGTGAAGATGGGCACCACGGCCAATCAGAAACGCCTGTTCTTCAATCTCCGCAAGATGAAGAGCAAAATTCAGGCGCTTGATGATGGCGACCTCAACCCAGATCAGGTCAAACAGATCGCGACCAAGTTGAAGGTGAGCGAAGACGAAGTGGTTTCCATGAACCGCCGTCTGTCCGGTGATGCTTCGCTGAATGCGCCACTGCGTGCAGCCGAAGGTGAATCAGGCGAATGGCAGGACTGGCTTGTCGATGACAGCAGCAGTCAGGAACAGGTTCTGATTGAACAGGATGAGCTGGAAAGCCGCCGCTCGCTGCTCGAACAGGCAATGGATTCGCTCAATGAACGCGAACGCCGTATCTTCGAAGCGCGCCGCCTCTCGGAAGACCCGATGACACTGGAAGATCTTTCCGGTGAGTTTGGTATCAGCCGTGAACGTGTACGCCAGATTGAAGTCCGTGCCTTCGAAAAGGTACAGGCTGCAGTCAAGGCAGCAGCTTTCAAACAGCATAAGGCATTGACCCATGTCGAGGAAGCCAACGCATAA
- a CDS encoding Fur family transcriptional regulator, which yields MSESHKKPDYEQELRQAGVRITRPRRIILNILTETEDHPDALEIFRRAVVIDSSISLSTVYRTMKLLEELGAIHRHAFAGGPSRFEQASGAHHDHIIDMDSGDVVEFRSDKIEKLQEEIARQLGYEIVHHRLELYCKKIKS from the coding sequence ATGAGTGAATCGCACAAGAAGCCCGATTATGAGCAGGAACTGAGGCAGGCAGGCGTTCGTATTACGCGGCCTCGCAGGATTATCCTGAACATTTTGACCGAGACTGAAGATCATCCAGATGCACTGGAGATTTTCAGGCGGGCGGTGGTAATTGATAGCAGCATTTCGCTGTCAACCGTCTATCGCACGATGAAATTGCTTGAAGAGTTGGGTGCTATTCACCGTCATGCATTTGCAGGTGGGCCATCGCGCTTTGAGCAAGCAAGTGGCGCACATCATGACCATATCATTGACATGGACTCAGGCGACGTCGTTGAGTTTCGTTCGGATAAAATCGAAAAGCTGCAGGAAGAGATCGCACGCCAACTTGGCTATGAGATTGTGCATCATCGTCTCGAACTTTATTGCAAAAAAATAAAATCCTAA
- a CDS encoding DUF1328 domain-containing protein, with protein MLYYALVFLVVALVAGALGFGGIAGASAGIAQILFFVFLALLVISLIASVVRKA; from the coding sequence ATGCTTTATTACGCTCTTGTATTTCTCGTCGTAGCTCTCGTTGCAGGCGCTCTAGGATTTGGTGGTATCGCCGGTGCATCAGCCGGGATTGCGCAAATACTGTTCTTCGTATTTCTGGCGTTGCTGGTTATTTCCCTTATCGCCTCGGTGGTTCGCAAGGCTTAA
- a CDS encoding response regulator, with the protein MTLSTRIAPHLPYLRRFSRALTGTQVSGDAYVAATLEALIADISIFPPCSTDRIALYRLFCNLYKTASVQVPEPSSQFAWEKQAARNLSVIAPLPRQAFLLVAVEGFNDREAAEILELNEKEFSSILASASTEISKQVATRIMIIEDEPLIAMDIEQMVESLGHEVVGIARTKDEAVALYNKQRPRMVLADIQLADGSSGIDAVNEILTDGTIPVIFITAFPERLLTGERPEPTFLVTKPFNPDMVKALISQALFFEESAEAAA; encoded by the coding sequence ATGACGTTATCGACGCGTATCGCGCCGCATCTTCCCTATCTCCGCCGCTTTTCACGCGCGCTTACAGGCACTCAGGTCTCTGGTGATGCGTATGTTGCAGCAACGCTGGAAGCTTTGATCGCAGATATAAGCATCTTCCCGCCGTGTTCTACAGACCGGATTGCGCTCTATCGCTTGTTCTGCAATCTTTATAAAACTGCATCCGTACAGGTACCCGAGCCTTCGTCCCAATTCGCTTGGGAAAAGCAGGCAGCACGCAATTTGTCCGTGATCGCACCATTGCCACGTCAGGCGTTTCTCTTGGTCGCAGTTGAAGGTTTTAATGATCGGGAAGCCGCTGAAATTCTGGAATTGAACGAAAAAGAATTCAGTTCCATCCTCGCTTCCGCCTCGACTGAAATATCAAAGCAAGTCGCAACGCGCATCATGATCATCGAAGATGAGCCATTGATAGCGATGGATATTGAGCAAATGGTTGAGAGCCTCGGTCATGAGGTTGTCGGCATTGCGCGCACGAAAGACGAAGCAGTCGCGCTTTACAACAAACAAAGACCAAGAATGGTGCTTGCCGATATTCAGCTTGCTGATGGCAGTTCCGGCATCGATGCCGTCAATGAAATTCTAACCGACGGCACCATCCCGGTGATTTTCATCACAGCGTTCCCAGAACGCCTCTTGACCGGAGAGCGTCCCGAGCCGACTTTCCTTGTGACAAAGCCATTTAACCCAGACATGGTAAAGGCGTTAATCAGTCAGGCTTTGTTTTTTGAAGAATCTGCCGAAGCAGCGGCTTAA
- a CDS encoding DNA gyrase subunit B: MARGTTSTRKIEEKIEDALTDSTTDDLQAQVEQLKEDIAAIAATLTNLGSQTVRDAKRTAKETYKSAYIQSEDVVGDLKNKAHDVEAQLTETVRARPIASLATAVGVGYLLALLSRR; this comes from the coding sequence ATGGCGCGCGGAACAACCAGCACGCGGAAGATCGAAGAAAAAATCGAAGACGCACTGACGGATTCGACAACGGACGACCTTCAGGCGCAGGTCGAGCAGCTTAAGGAAGATATTGCTGCAATTGCGGCCACGCTTACCAATCTTGGTTCGCAGACAGTACGCGATGCGAAGCGCACCGCAAAAGAAACCTATAAGAGCGCCTATATTCAGAGCGAAGACGTTGTTGGTGACTTGAAAAACAAGGCACACGACGTTGAAGCACAACTGACAGAAACAGTGCGTGCACGACCCATCGCTTCGCTCGCGACTGCAGTTGGCGTGGGCTATCTCCTAGCCCTTCTCTCACGTCGCTAA
- a CDS encoding NepR family anti-sigma factor: protein MTEKKHLHANGAGIRLNGRVQKDILGPNCEVGLKLKALYSSIQDESIPDRFLDLLEKLDQAEQESTREHSTGSVG from the coding sequence ATGACTGAAAAGAAACACCTTCATGCGAACGGGGCCGGTATCCGGCTCAACGGGCGCGTCCAGAAGGACATTTTGGGTCCGAACTGCGAGGTCGGTCTTAAACTAAAAGCGCTTTATAGCTCGATACAAGACGAGAGCATTCCAGATCGTTTTCTCGATTTGTTGGAAAAACTCGATCAGGCTGAACAGGAGAGTACGCGTGAGCACAGCACTGGTTCCGTCGGCTGA
- a CDS encoding linear amide C-N hydrolase: MSRFTRVLAALTAATALMTAEVQACTRIVYHGEQGRVLTGRNMDFKDPMVSNFWVFPRGMKRNGEAGSRSKEWTSKYGSLAVSGYDISTVDGMNEAGLNASLLWLNATQFPKDDDATPRMSLAIWAQFYLDQFATVAEAVEYTRSQPFDVVSGEVPGRPGSLAPLHLTLSDSSGDSAVLEWIDGKLKIHHDRSYQVVTNDPPFDFQLANQKYWSALNLLNFLPGSGRSEDRFVRAGFYVNAVTQTEDPRIAASAVFSVIRNASVPYGVSLPDAPNLSTTRWRVVADHKSLTFHAESATSPNVFWVDLKKLDFSEGAKVLKLDLGVDMSRVLVGEASDAFVEVKPFVFQAAE; the protein is encoded by the coding sequence ATGTCCCGCTTCACACGTGTACTTGCGGCGCTGACCGCAGCAACTGCGTTAATGACGGCTGAAGTTCAGGCCTGTACCCGGATTGTTTATCATGGAGAGCAAGGGCGCGTGCTTACGGGCCGAAATATGGATTTTAAGGATCCTATGGTCAGCAATTTCTGGGTCTTCCCGCGGGGGATGAAGCGCAATGGTGAAGCCGGTTCCCGCTCGAAGGAATGGACGTCGAAATATGGAAGCCTCGCTGTGTCGGGCTATGATATTTCTACTGTTGACGGCATGAATGAAGCTGGCCTCAATGCAAGCCTGCTGTGGTTGAACGCAACCCAGTTCCCAAAAGATGATGATGCAACGCCTCGCATGTCACTGGCAATATGGGCACAATTTTATCTGGATCAGTTCGCGACTGTTGCTGAGGCTGTAGAATACACCCGCAGCCAGCCATTTGATGTGGTGAGCGGTGAAGTGCCCGGTCGTCCGGGCAGTCTCGCACCGCTCCATCTGACACTGTCCGATTCTTCCGGCGATAGTGCCGTGTTGGAATGGATCGATGGAAAGCTTAAAATCCATCATGATCGTTCGTATCAGGTGGTTACGAATGATCCGCCATTTGATTTCCAGCTTGCCAATCAGAAATATTGGAGCGCCCTCAATTTGTTGAACTTTCTTCCGGGCAGTGGCCGCTCAGAGGATCGTTTCGTGCGCGCAGGGTTCTATGTCAATGCCGTGACGCAGACTGAAGATCCGAGGATCGCTGCGTCTGCAGTTTTTAGTGTTATCCGCAATGCTTCAGTGCCTTATGGAGTTAGTCTGCCTGATGCGCCCAATCTCTCGACTACAAGATGGCGCGTTGTGGCCGACCACAAGAGTCTGACATTTCACGCAGAATCGGCGACATCGCCAAATGTTTTCTGGGTCGATCTTAAGAAGCTTGATTTCTCTGAAGGAGCAAAGGTGCTGAAACTCGATCTTGGTGTGGATATGAGCCGTGTGCTTGTCGGGGAGGCTTCTGATGCCTTTGTGGAGGTGAAGCCGTTTGTTTTCCAGGCGGCAGAATAA
- a CDS encoding RluA family pseudouridine synthase has protein sequence MTPVHAPAWARDNEGKRQLKELIADLDAAGKRLDQWLAAALGPELSRSRVQSLIADGHVTIDDVPASGAKQKLREGMKITVVLPEPEPADPQGENIPLDILYEDDDLIVINKPAGLVVHPGNGNWTGTLVNALIYHCGDSLSGIGGVRRPGIVHRLDKDTSGVMVVAKNDHSHRHLSDQFADHGRTGDLERAYKALVWGMTERPQGYIDAYLGRSHRDRTKQAVVKEDREDARHAITHYSTIEKFAPQEDATSLASLVECRLETGRTHQIRVHMAHIGHPLVGDMDYGGAYKTKANKLPEPLKNAVNSFQRQALHAWLLAFTHPTTDEIMRFEADLPEDMETLLENFRKHST, from the coding sequence ATGACTCCGGTTCATGCTCCCGCGTGGGCGCGTGATAACGAAGGGAAGAGACAATTGAAAGAACTAATTGCCGACCTAGACGCTGCGGGTAAAAGATTAGACCAGTGGCTGGCCGCAGCATTGGGGCCGGAACTCTCCCGCAGTCGCGTCCAGTCCCTGATTGCTGATGGTCATGTGACCATCGATGATGTTCCCGCCAGTGGCGCGAAGCAAAAGCTGCGCGAAGGCATGAAGATTACCGTCGTGCTACCAGAGCCTGAACCTGCCGACCCACAAGGCGAGAACATCCCACTGGATATTCTCTATGAAGACGATGATCTCATCGTCATCAACAAGCCTGCTGGTCTGGTTGTCCATCCGGGCAACGGCAACTGGACCGGAACGCTGGTGAATGCTCTTATCTATCATTGTGGCGATAGCTTGTCAGGCATCGGCGGCGTGCGTCGTCCGGGCATTGTTCATCGTCTGGATAAAGACACCAGCGGCGTCATGGTTGTGGCCAAGAACGACCATTCCCATCGCCACTTGAGCGACCAGTTCGCCGATCATGGACGCACCGGCGATCTCGAACGCGCCTACAAAGCACTTGTTTGGGGTATGACCGAACGTCCACAAGGTTATATCGACGCCTATCTTGGCCGCTCGCACCGTGATCGCACCAAGCAAGCCGTTGTCAAAGAAGACCGCGAAGACGCACGCCACGCCATCACGCATTATTCGACCATCGAGAAATTCGCACCGCAAGAAGACGCCACATCACTTGCTTCACTGGTCGAATGCCGCCTTGAAACAGGTCGCACCCATCAGATTCGCGTTCACATGGCCCATATCGGTCATCCGCTTGTCGGGGACATGGATTATGGCGGCGCTTATAAGACCAAGGCCAACAAGCTGCCAGAGCCATTGAAAAATGCCGTGAACAGTTTTCAGCGTCAGGCGCTTCACGCCTGGCTTCTGGCATTCACGCATCCAACGACCGACGAAATCATGCGCTTTGAGGCCGATCTGCCTGAAGACATGGAGACGCTTCTGGAAAATTTCCGCAAGCACTCTACATAA
- a CDS encoding inorganic diphosphatase, protein MKKLLLAATLALTAATAVSASEYVSYLDYPQKEQDGKEFFTAIEIPQGSFTKYEINDKTGHIIVDRYQSMPVVYPANYGSITSTLAGDGDPLDALVYTREPIVPGAIIKVRPIGVLKMIDGGEQDDKIVAVPTSKIDPTYDNIKELSDLPKIEQQRLEAFFRVYKQLPEGRKTVELNGFDTAETAASEVAKAIKAFSEKK, encoded by the coding sequence ATGAAAAAGCTCCTGCTTGCTGCAACGCTCGCTCTTACTGCTGCCACTGCTGTATCTGCGTCTGAATATGTCTCTTATCTCGACTACCCGCAGAAAGAGCAGGACGGAAAAGAATTCTTCACTGCCATTGAAATTCCACAGGGCAGCTTCACCAAATACGAAATCAACGACAAGACCGGCCACATCATCGTGGATCGCTATCAGTCGATGCCGGTTGTCTACCCTGCCAATTACGGCTCGATCACCAGCACGCTCGCGGGCGATGGCGATCCGCTTGATGCGCTCGTTTATACCCGTGAGCCAATCGTGCCAGGTGCGATCATCAAGGTTCGCCCAATCGGCGTTTTGAAGATGATTGACGGTGGCGAGCAGGACGACAAGATCGTTGCTGTACCAACCTCAAAAATCGACCCGACCTATGACAACATCAAAGAACTTTCTGACCTGCCAAAGATTGAGCAGCAGCGCCTTGAAGCCTTCTTCCGCGTCTACAAGCAGCTTCCAGAAGGCCGTAAGACGGTCGAGCTGAATGGCTTTGATACTGCCGAAACTGCGGCTTCTGAAGTTGCAAAAGCCATCAAGGCGTTCTCTGAAAAGAAATAA
- a CDS encoding sensor histidine kinase, which translates to MPSPFSSGLLKPSIRPIAVIVSLSLVLLSALITLFLSAGVNNQIVDISKNFELREQVGKVMRIAYNIEMSRRGYLLTLDDAYLDLYQRSIVNIDQTLADLGVLTKDNPQQDGRIRIIKALVEHAHDDVRQTIDLAKAGNVQEAIKKVRSDEGKVLMDQLTETVSQFITIEEKELAERNKHIDTMRYWMTVASVVALISGAILAFLLFSRVQRVVRALFEGQSVLLSQNELLEERVRERTAELERERSIAERERKRVEILLQDSNHRIGNSLATVSSLLGLQLRQTRSTEARAALSAARDRVQTVSTAHRRLRLGEDMESTRVDEFLETVIEDIRHAIGEDRKISFQTDLAPLDLKARDVTTIGIILGELITNAIKHAFKGQQEGTISVSFKHDDETGVLVLIVEDNGIGLQHDEALSTKDQAGLGTLVVEQLCMQFGEKPVYSSCEGGTGTRVIVRLSGLKEHEKETNSETSQ; encoded by the coding sequence TTGCCATCACCATTTTCCAGCGGCCTGTTAAAACCATCCATACGACCGATAGCCGTTATCGTGTCGTTGAGCCTCGTGCTGTTGTCCGCTTTGATCACGTTGTTTTTGTCAGCGGGTGTAAACAATCAGATTGTCGATATCTCTAAAAATTTCGAACTGCGTGAGCAGGTCGGAAAAGTCATGCGTATTGCTTATAATATCGAAATGAGCCGCCGGGGCTATTTGTTGACTCTGGATGATGCCTATCTCGATCTTTATCAGCGCTCCATCGTCAATATTGATCAGACCCTAGCCGATCTCGGCGTTTTGACAAAAGACAATCCACAGCAGGACGGTCGAATCAGAATCATAAAAGCGCTGGTTGAGCATGCACATGACGATGTGCGACAAACAATTGATCTCGCCAAGGCTGGAAATGTTCAGGAAGCGATCAAGAAGGTGCGCAGTGATGAGGGCAAGGTCCTCATGGATCAGCTTACCGAAACCGTATCGCAATTCATCACGATAGAAGAAAAGGAACTGGCTGAGCGCAATAAGCATATTGACACTATGCGCTATTGGATGACGGTGGCCTCCGTAGTGGCGCTTATTTCTGGCGCCATTCTGGCATTTTTGCTGTTTTCACGTGTCCAAAGAGTCGTTCGCGCTCTGTTTGAAGGACAATCGGTCCTGCTATCTCAAAATGAATTGCTTGAAGAGCGGGTTAGGGAGCGTACAGCGGAATTGGAACGCGAGCGCTCTATTGCGGAACGCGAACGCAAGCGCGTGGAAATATTGTTACAGGACTCCAACCATCGTATTGGCAACTCACTCGCAACAGTTTCTTCCTTGCTGGGGCTTCAACTGCGTCAAACGAGAAGCACGGAAGCGCGTGCTGCGCTTTCTGCTGCGCGCGATCGTGTTCAGACGGTTTCAACGGCGCATCGTCGGCTGCGCTTGGGCGAAGATATGGAATCGACTCGCGTTGATGAATTTCTGGAAACGGTGATCGAGGATATCCGCCATGCAATTGGCGAGGATCGCAAGATTAGCTTTCAGACAGATCTGGCCCCGCTTGATCTGAAAGCGCGTGACGTTACGACGATTGGCATTATTCTTGGTGAGCTGATCACGAACGCAATTAAGCACGCCTTCAAAGGCCAGCAGGAAGGCACAATTTCCGTCAGCTTTAAACATGACGATGAAACTGGTGTGCTGGTTTTGATTGTTGAAGACAACGGGATTGGCTTGCAGCACGACGAGGCGCTCAGCACCAAAGACCAAGCCGGCTTGGGTACGCTGGTTGTTGAGCAGCTTTGTATGCAGTTCGGTGAGAAGCCTGTTTATTCCTCTTGTGAAGGGGGAACAGGAACACGCGTTATTGTACGGCTGTCGGGGCTTAAAGAGCATGAAAAAGAAACAAACAGTGAAACATCACAATGA
- the exbB gene encoding tonB-system energizer ExbB: MTGFWRKSFTAAAMGIGLLAFAGSAAAQSTVEPSTTSPAVTSQAPTTPAPAAPAAEQPAAETPPVGAPAGESAAVQQASPEVAQPVTSAEVATPAFVLPHDLSPWGMFMAADWVVKSVMIGLAVASLATWTIWVAKSLELAGARSRAKRALKVIGHSATLVEAVRSLDGVKGPASILVRAAEDEVRLSGLALSRAGGDGLKERVSSRLSRIEAKAGRRLSKGTGILATIGSVAPFVGLFGTVWGIMNSFIGISQAQTTNLAVVAPGIAEALLATAIGLVAAIPAVVIYNVFARSITGYRSLLADASAGVERLVSRDFDFRTAGVSEGKLHAAE; encoded by the coding sequence ATGACTGGTTTCTGGCGAAAGAGCTTCACGGCTGCGGCGATGGGCATTGGGCTGCTGGCATTTGCAGGTTCTGCCGCTGCGCAAAGTACAGTTGAGCCATCGACGACCAGCCCGGCGGTTACGAGTCAGGCGCCGACCACCCCCGCACCCGCTGCTCCAGCTGCTGAACAGCCAGCAGCGGAAACGCCGCCCGTTGGTGCGCCAGCAGGTGAATCAGCCGCAGTACAACAGGCGTCACCTGAAGTGGCCCAGCCTGTAACATCGGCTGAAGTAGCGACTCCAGCTTTCGTGTTGCCACATGATCTTTCGCCTTGGGGCATGTTCATGGCGGCTGACTGGGTGGTGAAGTCGGTCATGATCGGCCTTGCGGTAGCTTCGCTTGCGACCTGGACCATATGGGTTGCCAAGTCGCTCGAACTTGCTGGTGCACGCAGTCGCGCCAAGCGTGCACTCAAAGTTATTGGCCATTCTGCGACGCTTGTTGAGGCGGTCCGTTCGCTTGATGGTGTGAAAGGTCCAGCTTCAATTCTTGTGCGTGCAGCAGAAGATGAAGTTCGCCTATCGGGACTGGCATTGTCGCGCGCGGGTGGCGATGGTCTGAAAGAACGCGTGTCCTCGCGTTTGTCACGCATCGAAGCAAAAGCCGGACGCCGTCTTTCAAAAGGCACCGGCATTCTGGCAACGATCGGTTCTGTTGCACCGTTCGTCGGTTTGTTCGGCACCGTTTGGGGTATTATGAATTCCTTTATCGGTATCAGTCAGGCGCAGACGACCAACCTTGCGGTTGTTGCTCCCGGTATTGCTGAGGCGCTGCTGGCAACGGCTATTGGTCTTGTCGCAGCTATTCCGGCGGTTGTTATCTATAACGTATTCGCACGCTCTATCACTGGCTACCGCTCACTGCTCGCTGATGCGAGTGCTGGCGTTGAGCGCCTTGTTAGCCGTGATTTCGACTTCAGGACCGCTGGTGTTTCTGAAGGCAAGTTGCACGCTGCGGAGTAA
- a CDS encoding RNA polymerase sigma factor, with translation MAQFKRELLASLPSLRAFAVSLIGQHDRADDLVQDTIMKAWAKQESFELGTNIKAWLFTILRNEFYTQMRKRGREVQDTDGVFSEQLAVHPSQYGTLDLQDFKAALEQLPDDQREAIILIGASGFAYEEAAEICGCAVGTIKSRVSRARTRLQEILQIDGEADYGPDASSSRATLRSFA, from the coding sequence ATGGCGCAGTTCAAGCGCGAGCTTCTCGCGTCTTTGCCCAGTCTGCGCGCATTTGCAGTTTCATTGATCGGGCAGCACGACCGAGCCGATGATCTTGTACAAGATACTATTATGAAAGCCTGGGCCAAACAGGAATCGTTCGAGTTGGGCACCAATATCAAGGCCTGGCTTTTTACGATTCTAAGAAATGAATTTTATACACAGATGCGCAAACGCGGTCGCGAAGTGCAAGATACGGATGGCGTATTCAGCGAGCAACTTGCTGTTCATCCCTCGCAATATGGGACGCTTGATCTGCAGGATTTTAAGGCGGCACTTGAGCAGCTTCCTGATGACCAGCGTGAAGCAATTATCCTGATTGGTGCGTCTGGTTTTGCTTATGAAGAGGCGGCGGAGATTTGCGGTTGTGCTGTCGGTACAATCAAGAGTCGCGTTAGTCGAGCCCGCACGCGTTTGCAGGAAATATTGCAAATCGATGGAGAAGCGGATTACGGCCCGGATGCCAGTTCTTCCCGCGCTACGTTAAGAAGCTTCGCCTAA
- a CDS encoding sensor histidine kinase codes for MTTPNSSRKNIETDASRLRALLGAVRNNNICVLYQSPDLLYIWGENIPPYWQEKWKAGGRDCDFIFSTSMSRLEHAKRAALETGTAQNVELAINDGDKLRWIEFHIDCDHDSDGNVLGLVTTALEISELKRREQVLKTLLREVSHRSKNLLAIVQSIASQTARFTDSVDDFLLKFRGRIQSLSYSQDLVTDSNWHGALFLDLVHSQIEKYIDVTDERLTIEGDDPYLFPGAALHVGLALHELIINATSFGGLSIPYGRVVISAKVQRSDKGDEELILHWEETNPSMPEIKHDPRFGSAVLQRIVPSSVGGRAEYRVDGNGAVYTLTVPAEQFDS; via the coding sequence ATGACAACACCTAACTCTTCCCGCAAAAATATCGAGACAGATGCATCCCGTCTTCGCGCCCTTCTGGGCGCTGTGAGAAACAACAATATCTGCGTTCTCTATCAATCGCCTGATCTGCTTTACATATGGGGTGAAAATATCCCTCCATACTGGCAGGAAAAGTGGAAAGCCGGCGGGCGGGATTGTGATTTCATTTTCTCAACGTCAATGTCTCGTCTGGAACATGCAAAGCGTGCCGCCTTAGAAACTGGCACCGCGCAAAATGTCGAACTGGCGATCAACGATGGCGATAAGTTACGCTGGATCGAATTCCATATCGATTGCGACCATGATTCGGATGGCAACGTACTCGGTCTCGTAACGACAGCGCTTGAAATCAGCGAGCTGAAACGTCGCGAGCAGGTCTTAAAAACGCTGCTACGCGAAGTCAGCCACCGCTCAAAAAACTTACTGGCCATCGTTCAAAGCATTGCAAGTCAAACGGCGCGCTTCACTGATAGCGTTGACGACTTCCTGCTAAAATTTCGCGGACGCATTCAGTCTCTCTCTTACTCGCAAGATCTCGTCACCGATTCCAATTGGCATGGTGCGCTCTTCCTCGACCTCGTGCATTCACAGATCGAAAAATACATCGATGTTACGGATGAACGCCTGACCATCGAGGGTGATGATCCTTATCTCTTCCCCGGCGCGGCGCTGCACGTTGGCCTGGCACTGCATGAATTAATTATCAACGCAACGTCTTTCGGTGGCCTGTCTATTCCTTATGGCCGCGTCGTCATATCGGCTAAGGTTCAGCGCAGCGATAAGGGCGACGAAGAGCTGATCTTGCATTGGGAAGAGACCAATCCGTCCATGCCTGAGATCAAACATGATCCCCGCTTTGGCAGTGCAGTTCTCCAGCGCATCGTACCCTCATCCGTCGGCGGGCGAGCCGAGTATCGTGTTGATGGCAACGGCGCTGTTTACACGCTGACCGTGCCCGCTGAGCAGTTCGATTCCTGA